A segment of the Ovis canadensis isolate MfBH-ARS-UI-01 breed Bighorn chromosome 17, ARS-UI_OviCan_v2, whole genome shotgun sequence genome:
gcctcagtttcctcatccataaagtggGGATCATAGCTCCTCCTGAGGATGACACAGAACAGATGGCACTGCTGCAATTATCCAACAGTACTCGACCCAGATTAGACACAACTGGCGTTTTGGGAAATGGGGGAGGAACGCACAAGATGAGAAGTGTGTCCTCTTCCAATGGGATCTGATAAAACGATCTGGGGCTTTTTGCATTGTAGTTGAGGACTTTTCCGAGTGTAAAAATGGATGccggtttattattattatttttaatcccaGGTTTGGATTGCCTAAAAAATCATTGCACGGTGACCCGCCCCACGTCCTAAGGCGACCTCAAGGCACTCCTTCGCCCCCGCCGCAGGGACTCCCGCTGGGACTGGAGCGGTGGGCGCAGAGGTTGGTCCATGCCACCCGCAGCAGCAGCCCAGGACCCGCGGCCGCCATGCCCCCACCGGCCCAGGcagcgccccgcccccggcgctAGGCTGCAGGGCGTCAGTGCCCTCGGGACCCCTGAGGACTGACCTCGTCTGACCTCGCTCCAGACCCCCATCAGCTCCCCCCAAAATGTCGCTCGAGTGGCTGGTGGCCTGGGGCTGGTCGCTGGACGGCCTGAGGGACTGCATCGCCGCCGGCATCCAGTCGGTGCGGGACTGCGACACCACGGCGGCGGTCAGCGTGGCCTGCCTGCTGGCCCTGTTCGTGTGGTACTGTTACCACGTGGGCCGCGAGCAGCCCCGGGCCTACGCCTCAGTCAACGCCCTGATGCAGGGCCCTGACGCGGCGGGGCTGCAGAACGGATTCGTGTACTGCCAGTCGGCCGACTGCGTGCGCTGCAGCCACAGCGAGGGCCTCAACCAGAAGCTCTACCACAACCTGCAGGAGTACGCCAAGCGCTACTCGTGGTCCGGCATGGGCCGCATCCACAAGGGCATCCGCGAGCAGGGCCGCTACCTCAGCAGCCGGCCTTCCATCCAGAAGCCTGAGGTCTTCTTCCTGCCCGACCTGCCCACCGCGCCCTACTTCTCGCGGGAGGCGCAGAAGCACGACGTGGAGCTGCTGGAGCGCAACTTCCAGACCATCCTGTGCGAGTTTGAGACCCTGTACAAAGCCTTCTCGAACTGCAGCCTCCCGCAGGGCTGGAAGATGAACAGCACCCCCAGCGGGGAGTGGGTCACCTTTCACTTGGTCAACCAGGGGGTCTGCGTCCCCCGGAACTGCAGGAAGTGCCCACGGACGTACCGCTTGCTGGGAAGCCTTCGGACCTGTATTGGCAACAATGTTTTTGGGAACGCGTGCCTCTCCGTGCTGAGCCCCGGCACCGTCATCACGGAGCACTACGGCCCCACCAACATCCGCGTCCGGTGCCATTTAGGtaggtggc
Coding sequences within it:
- the ASPHD2 gene encoding aspartate beta-hydroxylase domain-containing protein 2, whose product is MSLEWLVAWGWSLDGLRDCIAAGIQSVRDCDTTAAVSVACLLALFVWYCYHVGREQPRAYASVNALMQGPDAAGLQNGFVYCQSADCVRCSHSEGLNQKLYHNLQEYAKRYSWSGMGRIHKGIREQGRYLSSRPSIQKPEVFFLPDLPTAPYFSREAQKHDVELLERNFQTILCEFETLYKAFSNCSLPQGWKMNSTPSGEWVTFHLVNQGVCVPRNCRKCPRTYRLLGSLRTCIGNNVFGNACLSVLSPGTVITEHYGPTNIRVRCHLGLKTPSGCELVVGGEPQCWAEGRCLLFDDSFLHTAFHEGSAEDGPRVVFMVDLWHPHVAAAERQALDFIFAPGR